In a single window of the Thalassoglobus sp. JC818 genome:
- the miaA gene encoding tRNA (adenosine(37)-N6)-dimethylallyltransferase MiaA encodes MKFPVDILKKCWFLAGPTAVGKSELALQLAEKLDGEILSLDSMAIYRQMDIGTAKPTPEQQARVPHHLIDLVDPHEEFSTAEYLVNAEQVCRDVLNRGKTPIFVGGTGLYLRAILRGVFEGPPADWEFRNKLQEQAQSEDQDWLHCELLKVDPVSAERLHPNDHRRLIRSLEIHHLTGQPASAIQNEEPLPKEERPLHVYWLSPDRAWLRDRIDARVESMIELGLVAEVQQLLQRDPPIGRSARQALGYREMIDYLEGRLESLDATISQIQTGTRQFAKRQHTWFRNLVECRPIERRPEDTATDLLQRILSR; translated from the coding sequence ATGAAGTTTCCCGTCGACATCCTCAAAAAGTGCTGGTTTCTGGCTGGCCCCACTGCGGTTGGTAAATCCGAGCTCGCTCTTCAACTCGCCGAGAAACTCGATGGAGAAATTCTGTCGCTCGACTCGATGGCGATTTACCGCCAAATGGACATTGGCACAGCTAAGCCGACGCCAGAACAACAAGCCCGCGTTCCTCATCACCTGATTGACCTCGTTGATCCGCATGAAGAGTTTTCGACCGCCGAATACCTGGTGAACGCAGAACAAGTGTGCCGGGATGTTTTGAATCGCGGTAAGACTCCCATCTTTGTCGGGGGGACAGGACTCTATCTGCGGGCGATTCTAAGAGGCGTCTTCGAAGGCCCGCCTGCCGACTGGGAGTTTCGAAACAAGTTGCAAGAACAAGCTCAATCCGAAGATCAGGACTGGCTTCACTGTGAGCTTTTAAAAGTCGATCCCGTATCAGCTGAGCGTCTGCATCCGAATGATCATCGACGGCTCATCCGATCGCTCGAAATCCACCATTTAACAGGTCAACCAGCCTCCGCCATTCAGAACGAGGAGCCGCTTCCAAAAGAGGAACGCCCCTTACATGTCTATTGGCTCTCACCCGATCGAGCGTGGCTACGAGATCGGATCGACGCGCGGGTCGAATCGATGATTGAGTTAGGCTTGGTGGCTGAAGTGCAGCAACTTCTTCAGCGTGATCCCCCCATCGGGCGATCCGCTCGGCAAGCACTTGGATACCGCGAAATGATCGACTATCTCGAGGGTCGCTTAGAGAGTCTCGACGCGACGATCTCCCAAATCCAAACCGGCACGCGGCAGTTCGCCAAGAGGCAACACACCTGGTTCCGAAATCTCGTCGAATGCCGCCCGATTGAGCGCCGACCAGAAGATACAGCAACCGATCTGCTGCAACGGATTCTCTCACGATAG